DNA sequence from the Malus sylvestris chromosome 10, drMalSylv7.2, whole genome shotgun sequence genome:
AGTTACAAGACGGCTGCCAGTGGATTCTCTGCTAAGCTCACTCCTCAGCAGGTCGAGCAAATTTCAAGTTagtcctctctctctcgtttGTTTTTAGTGTTGATGATGATTATTCTTCTGGTTCTTAGCAAATGTTATTTATTTAACCGATCCCTTGTACTCCTCTTTGACATGGTTACTATCACTGTTTCAAGCTTCATGAGGCGATTGTAATGTTGATGTATGTCAATGTTTCAAGCTTCTTGAGGCGATTGTTATTGTAAAGTTGATCTTTAAATTTCCGGTAACGCATTGATTCTTTCTATTGGGGAATTAGGTGTGTACTGATTGATATAGGTTGGCCTCTGTGGGCTTGTCTtagctttgttttgttttggaccCCAGATCCCATCTGTTTCAACAATTGTGGCTATTCTTTGCTTGTTTATTGTTATCACTTTCTGGCATGTTCAGAATGCGTCGGACTAATTTGGTATAGGGGATTGGAACGGAAACCCTCTAAATTCAAGGCATAATGAAGGTAGAGGAGAATGATTTTCATTTTGAGGGGATTAGATATCAAGGAAACTTCTCCCTTCTAGGTTCTAATCCTACCATTTGAGGAGGATTGtaatggataagttttcttcTTGAGAATAGTATCTTATCCACTCAAATTTCAATTGTCTACACCAAACGAGGCCTTAGAGTTTCAGTTTTGCCCCCACTACCAGGTCCTATTCGATGTGAACTTTATCCCTATGTTGGATCAAGGTCCCAAGGagcattgactcatttgttaaaaatgaaCTACGAGAATATTACTTGTGAATAACTCAAACACTACAAAGCTACTACTCGAACACTACAAACGTGCTAAAGGGACATTTAACACGGGGCTTTGAAAACGACACCTTTCAAGGAGTCATTTGAGCAATCTCTCAAATGTATTGTCCTTTAGTCATCTTTAAGGCCCTCCTCTTATTTTTGTTGTGCATTTCCTAACAAATTTAGCCTGAGCTCCATGAAACTTCAAAGTCCCTATGCACTCTCAAGTTTCATGCCCTTGAAATTCATAATATGCTACTTTTGGCATACCCAAATGtgggaaaaacaaaaataaataaaatagcaaATGATGTTTTTACTATTTATCATTGGTTGCATAATCTCTGTAATTCTCTTATCCTGTTGTTGATTCAGAGTCTTTGCAGTTCTAACTTCTAAACAAATCAAAGTTACCTGatgtaattattttaaaaagaaaactttTATGCTACTATTGTTGCTCCAATGAGTATCCCAGTGGTAGAACATCTACTGTTTCCTTGTTGATTCACATTATAATAGATTACTTTTGTTTAACTTAGGCTATACAATTGCTCATGCTTAATACCGATGGCTGACAGCCTGACACTGTATTCCTTCTTTTTTTGTCGTTGTTTTTCTTGTTGTTGTGTATGACTACTATTAAGCACATGGCAAATGTTGCTTAATCTTTCATATAGTAAAGTAATTACCAGTATCATGGCATTTGTTTGTGTCTCTAGGCTGGCATTGATATGAAGTACTGGTGCTATATGATAATTACGTCCATGATTGATTGCTCAAGTCTTTCGCTTTTCTCATTTTGGGTCAATTTCAGCATTTCATCTATTTGCTATGACAGATGAAGAACGTATATGAgtaattcatttttttatgcTAGGAAAACTTTAAGGCATGGGCATTGTGAAAGTGAGTTTAATCGTTTCTCCTTCCAAATATAAACGccaaacaaaagagaaaaatccATTTTATACGAAGTTTCTCAATGATGCACACTTTTACGGATTGTTGAATTACAGCTATACTTCTTTTATGCAAGTTATGAACCCGGTAAACTAGCCAGTTTGAGATTGTAGAAATAATTACTCATTGTTTTGTTGTGTACTCAATATTGGCAGAGCTACCTGGGGTTCTTCAGGTTGTACCAAGCAGGACACTCCAGCTGCATTCAGGACCTGGAAAGCTGCAGTAGAGGAACTGAATTCCATAGTAAGAAACATGTTTACTTAAGTATCCACCGTGGTGCATAAAACAATAAACTTGTTTACTCTTGGCATGCTGTCTACTTTTTCCATAATAAGgttgataatatatgttttaCGAGTGCCGCTCGTACTTATGTAACTTTGATATGTTGTATATATAGTTTTCGTAGATTACTTAATTCCTAGTTAAGTTGCAGAGGTAGTAATTTGAGCATACGTCTGGTTCCTTAGGAAATATAAGATGGATGACAATGCTTATGTTCCAAAGATGACTTGTAAGGGTGCATTGCGGATGACAAACATCGGGCCCAGGCTATaggtttttagtttaatttgggAAGGCTTTGGGTCAATCAACGTGGTGGGAAGGGTAGGATTCAGATGAGGTGATGGAAAAATTAAGAGTAAACGAAAAGCACCTCATGGTGAGAGGATGGACCATTGGATTCGGGAGATGGAGTTAGATGGACAGGGTACACCGCCACGCTGGGGTCTTGTTCTTTAATAACACAATGTCATGTGAAGTGAGAGTAACACGTAATATTGTTTGGACTGCGACGCCATGGGTAGCCAGTCCATCTAAGTTGCTCTACGTATTAGGAGGAGGTTTAGCCTAGGTGATGGCGTCATCATTCAACACGAAGACTTGCTAATGTGTCATTATTCAACGGAAACAAGCTCATAGAGAGAGAATCATGTCGGGGGTTAGAGGGGTTTGAGCTACACAATAAGCTATTTGTAGTTTGGTGTTGAAATCATTGAGAGCTCAACTAAAGATATTTCACTTATAAGCGGAGAAGAATATCACTTGCGTAAATTGTAATATCAATGAAAAGAGAATTCTAGACAGTAGAAAATGTATTGGGAGTGGTAGGTTGGCTTGAACCACATAATAGACAAGTAAGAAATTGATTTTGAACTTGCGATGCATGAGAGTCAAAATTGAAAAGCTCGTTAAAAAGTGAACTTGTGATTGGCATGCAAAATTGTTTAATAAGAAATAGAATGAATGTAAAAATTGGTAGATTGGCAAATTAGTTGAGAAGTAAATTCATAATTTTGTGATAGTTGAGAGGCTAAATTGCATTTActccttttttttaatctactaaaaaaagaagagagtaaTTTTTACTACTATCACAGGCTAAACTGTATGTACTTCTTTCTTTTAATCTACTTATAAAGAAGAGAGTAATTTTTACTAGTATTACGATCTATTGACGTTTCTCCTTAATATATAAATGAGAGATTCAACTTAAAGCATGTGTACTGAATATAAATGGGTTAAAGAATGAGTCAGATGGGTTAAAGAATGAGTCAGAGAACTTAAAATAGGGGAAGTAATGTCTACTTGTGATCTGCTGCTACAGAGTTTGGCAAATGATTTGGGCCTTGGTGCTTGATAATTATTTGGGCCTTGCTGCTTGATAATTATGAGCTTTTGCCATTCTTAAGTCGGCTAGATTGGTTGACCCATTAAGCTGAAATTGTGGTTTGCTCGCACCTCACTACTATTTTATTATagtataatacatccgttacattttctatCCATTGGTCCGTTAAGAGCTGacatggctgccacatttgtgctgacgtggttgtcaaatttgtgccacgtggcaaaaaaaataatttcttgtgcatttaaaatattataataatttaccctcttaaaaaaaaaaaaccatcttcTTCCCCGAGCCCTtccccttccctgcaacccaaacaCCCAATCCtaccccacccccacctcccccgCTGGCGTTTCCTCTCTCCCGTCCAAGGCCCCCACCGCTCTTCCTCCTTCGTCCCATCGTCATCACCTTCATCTCGGAACCCATAACATCATCTGCATTCTCGAAACCCATTTCAAAAATCCATCTCGAAACCCATCTTGAACCTTCACAAACCCATCTCAAACGTCTCTTCTCTTACAATTTAGATTTGACGAGATGCCATTAATGCCCAACTCCTGCAACCTCATATTCAatccaaaacccaaaatccttcGTCTCTCGGCATCTCCGCCATGGTGACCAACTAAGCTGTACATCCTTGAAACCGCACCACCGCTGTTCTTTCAAACCACATTGCTAACGAGTTTTCAGGGGGGGTGAGAGTGAGAAATTGGGTGTGTGGAATTTGTTAAGAAATAGAAATTTCATAGTGCTAAATgctagagaaaattggtgtgtcgactatcatgcataaattTTCGGAGGTCTCTTTACTGAGCTTTAAGCATCTTCCCAAGTTTAGTCCTCGTTTTTCTCCAAGAAATCAAAACCTCCACATCCTTTTCGGTTCTTTGATTAAGTGTAATATTGGGCTTCTCAAGTATCTTACAACTAAGCAACAAAAATGTGCTTCCTAGTTTCACATTGCCATTGTTTAACAAAGAACCCTAAAATATTTTCAAAGAAATGCTTGAACCGAACAATGTAACATACGGTAACTGGTCTGATAGAACCCTTACAATTATAACCCAGTACTTCTCACACCAAACATAAAAATAGCAACATCAAAGAATTCTAAAAGTAAATATATACGGAATACATGGGTTATAtagaaaaccaagaaagatacaaTCTTGATGCAAAGAAAGCAAAGTTAAAATACCAAGAGCAAGATTATGctattaaataaaagaaaagtgaGAGCCATTGGAATATCTACAAATCTAATCCAAGAATGGaaaccaaaaccctaacttTCTTAGAGAAATTTGGACAGAAAAATCGtggaaagaaagcaagaggagAGATATACCCTAAACCCTATATCTAGCTCTGGCTGTAATTGCTGGTGATGAATGCTTGGGAGAGAAAAGCTTTTACCTTTCACTTGCTTTTGATTCCTGTAGCCACAACAAACATTCAGACTCCCTACAAAAACCATTCTATTTCAAATAATCACATAATATCTTTGGCCTTGTCTTCTTAACTCGAAATCATAATCTTACAGGAAAAAAGAAACCCATGTTTGTTCCAGTCAGAATTTGCATTATTACTTGAGATAatcaaaggaaaatcaaaatcttCCTCCAACAAATTTTTCAATAAGCAATGAAATCAACTGGGTAATCTATGAGAACGCAattaaattgacaaaaagaaaTCAAGCATTAAACTGGTAAAATTAGTAGATGTGAAATGATAAACTAaagaataataattaaattctgTTTACCAATTAGAGGCTAATCTGCGTAGATATTAAGGGTACATGTAGATAAATAAGGAGGGATGAAAAAAGTGAGAGAGGGAGATATCAAACCTTGTTAAAAAAAGGGGCTCTGTCCCCTCCTATGATTTGCTCTCTGGGATTtgatgtgggttaacaaactaTCAAATAAATACTCAACTACACACCGTATGAAAAAcattatttacaacaaaataatattattcaaGTTAGAGAATTATAATGACCATAAATCAAATGCAACAGACAAAATTACGATGAATAATCTAGAAAGTGTTATACCTGTTGAAAAGACACCTTGCACGCAAAGCACAAAACCCAGAACATCAACAACCAAAAAGGGGAAATTTGTGATATTATTCAAGGTATTTGGCACTCATGTTAAAAACTCATGTATTAAAAAGCACAATTGAATATGAACTCAAATTGAAAATATGAATACTAACCTGATGGATTATTTGATTTTTGGAGAAGAATTTTCTCCGAAATATCAGATCTTCACCGATCTTTATCGTTGATTTTGTCGAACTCTTATAAATTGAAACCACACACTAAACTCAAAGAAGACGAAAAGTGATTCCCTTCCGATCATCCAACTGTATACTGATGATATGTGGGTAGTTACTGTTGAACTTCCCACTAAAATCACACATCAGATCGTGGGAATTATTTAGAGAAAACTGCTAACAGGTTGGAGCCGTTTTCTCCATCTTGTTTGAGGGTTCATCATCTACACGttctctttttttccttttaacttttaaaacattttttttaattttaattttcttttccaactattCCGTTTgcactactttttttttcttgttgttttttgttatttgtttcTCTCACTAtgtaaatgtttttatttttttatttttcaatacattttttttattcatttttttttttactagtttgtccttattattattttttttttggatttcaattgtgaacaaaataaaggaaCTTTCTTGACATTTCCGAATACTTCACCAAACTGGTATTTTCCCTTATTTATAGATGTCTCCACATTACTACACACGTGAgaaagtaaagaggaataattTAGGTTGCTTGTCGTCTTTGTCGTAGTTATGAATTTGCTAACGTGGAGGGAATGTTTGTGGGTAGAGATGAGAAGAGAGAGACGGAGAGCGCGCGCGAGCTCAACAAAGCACAAgctggagagattttttagtgtccGAGACACAAGATTTATGTGTTAAAAAtttaatgatttaaaaaaataaattttttcaccatttacataaaaacaagCGGTGTATCATTTGTGTTTCTGTCACAATGAAAAGTTTATCCAAAGCTGAATACAGTTACAGGACTCCATCTCCACGTGTCACACCATAAACAGACAAAGCCAcattctctctccctccctccaatCTCACTTTcgcccaaaataaaaaaaataataataaaaaaatactagATAATAATTGAGGCAGAGTCAGGGGGTATGATAGTGACCAACCAAAATCCACAAaggtagagagaaagaggataGAAACAGAAATAACAGTTCTTCCAGAGAGCGAAGGAGGAGGATGGAAAGGATCGAATCACAAATCACgcgtaaaaagtaaaaaaatcagAAGAAATTCATCGTCATCGAAGAATCGAATCGAATCGAACCGAAAGAATGAAGAAAGGATTGCATTCCCAAGCGGGGAAGCTCCACACAGTACTGCCGTACGAAACGCCACGACTCAGAGACCATTACCTCATGGGCAAGAAATTGGGCCAAGGCCAATTCGGCACCACCTACCTCTGCACCCACAAGCCCACCGGCGCCCAGTTCGCCTGCAAGTCCATCCCCAAGCGCAAGCTCCTCTGCCAGGAGGACTACGACGACGTCTGGAGGGAGATTCAGATCATGCACCACCTCTCCGAGCACCCCACCGTCGTCCAGATCAAGGGCACCTACGAGGACTCCGTCTTCGTGCACCTCGTCATGGAGCTCTGCGCCGGCGGGGAGCTCTTTGATAGGATCGTCCGCAAGGGGCATTACAGCGAGAGGGAGGCGGCCAAGCTCATCAAGACCATCGTCGGGGTGGTGGAGGGCTGCCACTCCCTCGGCGTCATGCACCGCGATCTCAAGCCCGAGAATTTCTTGTTCGACACGCCTTCCGATGACGCCACGCTCAAAGCCACCGATTTCGGCTTGTCCGTCTTCTACAAGCCAGGTTCAGCTTCCTTTCCTATCCGATCCACTTTTACTtggttctttctttctctttattgaactaggaaagggaaatgttGGTCTGCTATAGCTTttgaaaatatttctgattattTCTTCAACTATTTAATTTTGCTCAATTGAATTTCTTGTGCCTTGTTGTGTACTCAATCTTTAGGGTTTGCTTGATTTATACGTACATAGGTTTCTCTACATAGTCTTGGATATGATGAACAAACATAAACTCCGCGGTTCCACCTACGAGGGAGGACAAAGGAGCTATTTCCCggatattgtttttttttcctctatGCCATGTTTGGAAGTTGCCAGATTTGTTTAGAAATTCTTCTATATTGCATCACTAGATTCGACAATATTAACGTCCTTTTGGTTGGGGATGGATGGCTCATCTACGTTTTATTCAGTATGCCAATACATTCGGTCATTCCCGTGAGCGAAATTACTCATCAATCTCTATGTCCAAGACAGTCCGTCTGCATAAACATAATTCCAAATGTATTGCTTTGCCAGAACAAtgctttttctctttttggttTCCAAGCCAGTGTACAATTGACGCCATCACTATCCTGTATCAAATGCGGCTCTCCCTTGTGTTTTTCTCTTCCTCCCCATTGAAGCTTGAATGGTGTTTCTGTCATGCATAAAGATGGTTGGTTATGTGCTCAGCTATACCTTTTCTTGTTCCAGGACAAGTTTTCCAGGACGTCGTTGGGAGTCCCTATTACGTTGCACCTGAGGTGTTGAACAAGATTTATGGACCTGAAGCGGATGTATGGAGTGCTGGTGTGATACTTTACATTCTTTTAAGCGGGGTTCCTCCTTTTTGGGCAGGTAGCGATCCTCAACAGTTAGTAACCCTTATCAGTGAGGCTTGACCTTTATTAACATGTTTGGTTCTTTTGTTGTATCGTGAGTTGTTTAATGTTTCAATATGTATCTACAGAAACTGAAGCAGGGATATTCAGACAGATTTTACATGGCAAAATCGATTTTGAATCTGAGCCTTGGCCTAATATTTCCAAAAGTGCGAAGGATCTCATGTGTAAGATGCTTGAGAGGAACCCAAAGAAAAGAATATCTGCCCATGAAGTCCTATGTGAGTGGTTTAATACCTAGTACTATGCTgataaatttttatgagattgttGCATAGATAAGGTTCTATCCAAATGGTAGCTGTGTTGAAATCTAAAATGGATCTTTTCAGGTCACCCCTGGATTGTGGACGACAGAGTTGCCCCTGATAAACCACTAGATTCTGCGGTTTTGTCCCGCCTCAAGCAGTTCTCAGCAATGAATAAGCTTAAGAAGATGGCTCTTCGAGTATGTCTTATTAATGTCTTACCATTTATCATCTTTTTATATATCTATCATTCTAATACATTTTCCACAGCAACCTTGCAGTCAATTGTTAAATTCATTTATCATCCAATGTGAGAGTTACAATTCAATCTCTGTCAAGGCATCATAAGTTTAAGATAACAACTAATATCATAACTTCTGTAacaagtatttttaaaatggtAGTAACATGATATGGGATGGACTTGGGATTTCATTTCACCTGCAAAACATCGGGTTACTGTAACGTAGACACTGTTTTTATAGTTTCTAGATCAAACCTCCATTTATACACTGCATTCAACTTCAACTGGAGTTGTAGAAACATCTGTAGGATACCCAATTTTTCCACTGAAGAAATCTTATGCAACCAATACAGTTTTTGTTTGACAATGATAAAGAAAGTGTTCTTTGTAGTGCACATTGTATTATATAAAGGTCGGTCTGAGCAGAAATATCATTTTTGACTAATTAAAAAACTTATCACTTTCCTTATAATACACATGTTATCATATATTGTTTGTATCAACTTCACAAGATGGGTGTATGTTTTGATAGTGTTTGTGGTTGTAATAATGGTTAAAGCGATGTGAGACTGGGGGAAGACCTCTCTTTTTCTGTTTAATTCTCTCACTGATAAATATGTAAGGCCATAGTGAAGTAGGCAGACAACACGGATTGTTATATATATGATTAGTTATGGTTAAGTAAAGTTCTAACCGGAATATCTGAGTTTTCACTCAATCAGCAGTGAGAAGGCATATGTATGTTATTGTTTAGTATCGATCCAACTACCTCTGTTATTCTTTATGTCAGCAATTTGTTTCTACTTCTACTGTgaccaattttttgttttggtgagGTGTAATGTAGATCACTGCggtgttcttgttttctttgccCAGGTTATAGCAGAAAGACTGTCAGAAGAAGAGATTGGTGGATTAAAAGAGTTGTTCAAAATGATCGACACAGATAATAGCGGGACAATAACATTTGAGGAACTTAAAGAGGGATTGAAAAAAGTGGGCTCGGAGCTAATGGAGTCTGAAATCAAGTCCCTTATGGAAGCAGTTAATAGATTGATCCCCATAAACTGGCTGCCTGTTACAAAGTTTTCAATATTCTTCTGTTTATGATCTTAATAGATCTCCAACGTTATTAACATGAATGACCCTCACAAAATCTTTTTGCTTCGGCAATATTGGCAGGCTGATATAGACAACAGCGGAACAATAGACTACGGTGAATTTCTTGCTGCTACCTTGCACTTAAACAAGATGGAAAGGGAGGAGAATTTGATTGCAGCCTTTTCCTTTTTTGACAAAGATGGTAGTGGATATATTACCGTCGATGAGCTTCAACAGGCTTGCAAGGAGTTTGGTCTAGGTGACGTTCATCTGGATGAAATTGTCAAAGAGATTGATGAAGACAATGTAAGcgtttcttttcatttttatttcgaTTAGAAATAATATTAATGAAGTTTCGGAAGCCTAATTACATAAGTTTTGCAGGATGGGCGTATCGATTATGGGGAGTTTGCTGCAATGATGAGGAAGGGGGGTGATGGAGGAATTGGGAGGAGCAGAACCATGAGAAACAATTTGAACTTTAACTTGGCTGACGCTTTCGGAATAAAAGATCAGTCTACTTCTACCGGACAATGAGATAGTAACAAAGAAACTGCAATTTCTTGTAAACATGTAATTTGTAAAAGGAAGGAACTGAAGACAGAAAACTTGGCATGAAGagtagccatttgattttcacCATGATCATCTTAATCTCGGTTTGTAACAAACGACATATTTTCGTTATCTAATGGTAGTCATACCGTATTTCCATATAACATTTGAATACCACATGATTTAAGTGAATGTTTTGTCCTAAAGTTATAAAAACGAAAATGTTATTTAATCTTAAAGTGCTGTTATTTGAACCACATTCATTGACGACCATTCCAACATAGGTGACTTGGGGTAGGAGGATAACAATGTCCGACAGTAAATGTGGTACATATAGCATTGTTGTTTTACCCTATTCTTTGATCCGACATAATTAAACAACGGTCCAAAGAAATCCTGGCAAATACGTTTGCCGTATACAAAAATTTCTCCAATCCCATTTCAAACCTCATTTCAATCAGTTAcaacttaaaactcaaaacacttTATCAAACTTCCGCTGGCCCTGAACTGGTTAACCATGTAGCCAAGTAACAAAAACGAAAGGGCAACCGCCATCGGAAAAACAATATAGCTCCACAACTTTCtgaatactttgttattttACAAGGACTATCAATGTTACATGAGCCCAAAGCAATGataaattcataaataatattgCACAGCAGCTTCCGGAACTTCATTTGAACTCCGTAATAATACATTACCTAGTAAAGAATGCTTTGAGGAGCCTATATTGATAAACAGACACTCCCCTTTGGTACTGGAAAACTTTGTAACATTTGCATTACTTAGCATTGAGACTACATACGCCCCCCTTTTGGACAGAAGCATGGAATGGGGGTTCCTCACCACCAGAACTTTCATTCGTAGATTCGCTTCCTCTTCAAAACGGTTGGAAATATAATCAAAGAGCCAATGAGGAATAGCACAAACAAAGTTTTAAAGTCATAGAGATCCTTGACTGAATTGAGATCTCCCAGAGCAAGGCCAGCCTAGCAAAACAAAATCAGCAGGTATTAACGACTACGATGAAAACATTTCAAGAAAAGAAACTGTCATATGTAAACTTGAAAAACAGACTTCGGACGGTCTAAGATATTCGGATGTAAGCAAACAGTTAAAGATGTCAACTATACTTTAAACCAATGGGATCAGATGTTCCGTTTATGTGTATCTTGATTATTTTGGTCGCAATTGTGATGCCTTCTCTATGTGCAATGGAgctctattttatatttttattattattattaagtgcAGCAAATAAAGTGGCCATACAACACGGTACGCAAGTTAACATgatgaaaatcaatttaatctGTCGTATTTTTATTTGGACAGGGACAACGTGTAAAATGCATGTAAGAAAGCAATTCTTAGCAGATATATACTTGATGTTTATCCAAAAGCTATCTTCATACATATTGACAATATTGTCAGTACAGTTATTAAATTCTATACCTGTAATCTAACTAAGAAAGCTTTAATTATCATGGCCCATCTCACATGGACAAATCAATCATCAAACATACACCTAATTACACAGCACGGGAAGCTTGACAATGACAGCCTTACTGAGACCCCTTAATTCATCctcaaaatatatattttttctattaaCTTTATATTTGCTGTAATAATAATCAATTTGATTTCTTTATGATTTATTGCATTGTAAAAAGACAAATTTGACACTACGAGGTATAGAACTATTTCAACCAAAAACTAACATtaaaaaatttgcaaatttCATAAGACTTTGTTCTAGATTTAGGTATTCATAGAAGAGCTTGAAGGCCTCAACCGAATTTGATTATAATATTGAATTATGCCAAGAACATGCTAATACTAGAGTTTACCAAAGTCTAAGTACTCTGACCAAAATTAGTTCACTCTTGGACCCTAGGAGTATGGGACTCCAAGTAAATGGGATCTTGACTAGACACACTGTCAAAAGAGAAGAACAAAACCAGAAGGTTTTCTGGATGGAAGGCCAACCAACATAGTTGGTCGACTTCTTTGGCTCAATCGCCTGACCTCCCAGCAGGCTACCTTTGCCAGCAGTTGGCTGAAGACCCTTACAATTTAAATATCTCATGTGACCGCCAATCACACTTCAGATTGAAGATAAGACAACAAAACACATATCCACTAAGTTTCTGCAATCCACCGGTGTTACCTTGTGTTTTCCAACTCTACATATCTGAGAAATGGAATTTTATTAAAGAGCTAAAATTGAGATgaaaaacttagtgaaccagaCGTCCACCCACTATACGATACAACCCTAGaacaaaatccaaaaatacACCTCTAACATCGCAATACAACTCTAATAACTATCCTACAGCAGCTACCCAATCTAATAAAATTACAGAAAATGCAAAATCTCTAAAGGTTGGAGAAAACAAGAAACCATAGTACACACACTACAAGGAAGTTAAGCTCATGTCATTACCCAAGAA
Encoded proteins:
- the LOC126585900 gene encoding calcium-dependent protein kinase 11-like, which produces MKKGLHSQAGKLHTVLPYETPRLRDHYLMGKKLGQGQFGTTYLCTHKPTGAQFACKSIPKRKLLCQEDYDDVWREIQIMHHLSEHPTVVQIKGTYEDSVFVHLVMELCAGGELFDRIVRKGHYSEREAAKLIKTIVGVVEGCHSLGVMHRDLKPENFLFDTPSDDATLKATDFGLSVFYKPGQVFQDVVGSPYYVAPEVLNKIYGPEADVWSAGVILYILLSGVPPFWAETEAGIFRQILHGKIDFESEPWPNISKSAKDLMCKMLERNPKKRISAHEVLCHPWIVDDRVAPDKPLDSAVLSRLKQFSAMNKLKKMALRVIAERLSEEEIGGLKELFKMIDTDNSGTITFEELKEGLKKVGSELMESEIKSLMEAADIDNSGTIDYGEFLAATLHLNKMEREENLIAAFSFFDKDGSGYITVDELQQACKEFGLGDVHLDEIVKEIDEDNDGRIDYGEFAAMMRKGGDGGIGRSRTMRNNLNFNLADAFGIKDQSTSTGQ